From the genome of Gracilibacillus salitolerans, one region includes:
- a CDS encoding ECF transporter S component, which translates to MSTYKLTLISLIAAVCVIGRIVFQFIPNIQPVTAIIIITGALVGVLPAICIAIVTTYITNLFLGMGIWTIWQMIAWAVIGVIAGIIGRYNRKKRKFLLTIFAFVSAFIYGLIVNLGTFTFAGNFVAYYLAGITFDIAHAIGNVIFMILLYPILVRVFQHTNRLF; encoded by the coding sequence TTGAGTACCTATAAACTTACACTTATATCACTGATAGCAGCTGTTTGTGTTATAGGAAGAATAGTATTCCAATTTATACCAAATATACAACCTGTAACTGCCATTATAATCATTACTGGTGCATTAGTAGGTGTATTACCAGCTATTTGTATCGCCATAGTGACAACCTACATTACAAATCTCTTTTTAGGTATGGGGATTTGGACGATTTGGCAAATGATTGCATGGGCGGTAATAGGAGTTATAGCTGGAATTATAGGAAGATATAACAGAAAAAAACGCAAGTTCTTGTTAACTATTTTTGCATTTGTGTCAGCATTTATTTATGGATTGATTGTCAATTTAGGTACTTTCACGTTTGCTGGCAATTTTGTCGCTTACTACTTAGCTGGTATCACCTTTGATATCGCTCATGCAATTGGAAATGTTATATTTATGATCCTTTTATATCCGATATTAGTGAGAGTATTTCAGCATACTAACCGTTTATTTTGA
- the ccsB gene encoding c-type cytochrome biogenesis protein CcsB produces the protein MDILSLSGGLLYTAFVIYLIAVIFFAATIKDKQHEKQFTLTNKLAIGTTMLGFIAQVGYFFTRWMASGHAPVSNMFEFVTFFGMMLVLAFIILYFIYRIELLGLFALPVALLVIGYASMYPKEVSPLVPSLKSHWLYIHVTTVALGEAILAVSFVAGIIYLIRQINQSQTTAKTTWLEIIMYSICATLGFVIITTIFSSMDYNATFSHVVDGEEITLDYQLPALFGPENGELITEDKIDAVFTAPGWLHGAEAPRKLNTLVWSLTVGLLLYLITRAVLRKRVAAAIQPLLKKANPELLDEVCYRAVAIGFPVFTLGGLIFAAIWAQEAWNRYWGWDPKEVWALITFFFYAIFLHLRLSRGWHGEKSAWLAVIGFAIIMFNLIVVNLVLAGLHSYA, from the coding sequence ATGGATATACTATCTTTAAGTGGAGGCCTATTGTATACTGCTTTTGTGATTTACTTAATAGCAGTCATTTTTTTTGCTGCAACCATTAAGGACAAGCAACATGAAAAACAGTTCACACTTACGAACAAATTAGCGATTGGTACTACTATGCTGGGGTTTATCGCACAAGTTGGATACTTTTTTACTAGATGGATGGCAAGTGGACATGCACCGGTTAGTAACATGTTTGAATTTGTTACTTTTTTCGGTATGATGCTTGTATTGGCGTTTATCATTTTATACTTTATATATCGTATTGAGTTATTAGGATTATTTGCCTTACCTGTCGCATTATTAGTTATTGGGTATGCAAGTATGTATCCAAAGGAAGTTTCACCTCTAGTTCCTTCTTTGAAAAGTCATTGGCTGTACATTCATGTTACGACGGTCGCGTTAGGTGAGGCGATTCTAGCAGTTAGTTTTGTTGCCGGAATTATCTATTTAATCCGTCAAATTAACCAATCCCAAACTACTGCAAAAACTACTTGGTTAGAAATCATTATGTATTCTATTTGTGCAACATTAGGCTTTGTGATTATTACGACGATTTTTTCATCAATGGATTATAACGCAACATTTTCTCATGTCGTTGATGGAGAAGAAATAACATTAGACTATCAACTACCAGCTTTGTTTGGTCCGGAGAATGGTGAACTAATAACAGAAGATAAGATAGATGCTGTTTTTACTGCACCAGGATGGTTGCATGGTGCAGAAGCGCCTCGTAAATTGAATACATTAGTATGGTCCTTAACTGTTGGTTTATTATTATATTTGATAACGAGAGCTGTATTGAGAAAAAGAGTGGCTGCAGCGATCCAACCATTACTAAAAAAAGCAAACCCGGAATTATTGGATGAAGTATGTTATCGAGCAGTTGCCATTGGATTTCCGGTATTTACTCTAGGTGGATTGATTTTTGCTGCCATTTGGGCACAAGAAGCATGGAATAGATATTGGGGTTGGGATCCAAAAGAAGTATGGGCACTCATTACTTTCTTTTTCTATGCTATTTTCTTACACCTTCGTTTATCACGAGGATGGCATGGGGAGAAATCAGCATGGTTAGCTGTTATTGGATTTGCTATCATTATGTTTAATTTAATTGTTGTTAACCTAGTGTTAGCAGGTTTACATTCTTATGCCTAA
- a CDS encoding response regulator transcription factor codes for MEQETKKILVVDDEDRIRRLLKMYLEREGFEIDEAEDGEQGLKLAMTEDYEVILLDLMMPGKDGLEVCKELRTKKTTPVIMLTAKGEELSRIHGFEAGTDDYIVKPFSPREVVLRVKALLRRSTSSNTIHTSNRSKDLIEFPHLLIDNDAHRVLADNKEVNLTPKEYELLLFLAKSPDKVFEREELLKEVWKYEFFGDLRTVDTHVKRLREKLSKVSTDAAKMIVTVWGVGYKFEVTQN; via the coding sequence ATGGAACAGGAAACGAAAAAAATTCTTGTTGTTGATGATGAAGATAGAATTCGACGTCTATTAAAAATGTACCTTGAGCGTGAAGGTTTTGAAATTGATGAAGCAGAAGACGGGGAACAAGGTTTAAAATTAGCTATGACGGAAGATTATGAGGTGATCTTGCTTGATCTGATGATGCCTGGAAAAGATGGGCTAGAGGTTTGTAAAGAGCTTAGAACCAAAAAGACGACACCTGTGATTATGCTTACTGCTAAAGGTGAAGAGTTAAGTCGAATTCATGGTTTTGAAGCCGGAACTGATGATTACATTGTGAAACCATTCAGTCCACGTGAAGTGGTGTTAAGAGTAAAAGCATTATTAAGAAGATCCACAAGTTCTAATACGATACATACATCTAACCGGTCAAAAGATCTAATTGAATTTCCGCACCTACTAATTGATAATGACGCACATCGAGTTTTAGCAGATAATAAGGAAGTTAATTTAACACCAAAAGAGTACGAACTGCTCTTGTTTTTAGCAAAATCACCTGATAAAGTTTTTGAACGAGAAGAATTACTTAAAGAGGTATGGAAATATGAGTTTTTTGGTGATTTAAGAACAGTAGACACGCATGTAAAACGATTAAGGGAAAAACTAAGCAAAGTATCCACAGATGCCGCAAAAATGATTGTTACGGTATGGGGTGTCGGTTATAAATTCGAAGTAACACAAAACTAA
- a CDS encoding RNA polymerase sigma factor SigX: MKTTFEELYDNYHHDLFQFIFYMVKDKQQTEDIVQEVYIKVLRSYQNFKGESSEKTWLFSIARHVTFDYFRQLKRKRNKFLEFFNWGEEGEQLKSDHQEPEEYVMLDDQMKQIYNCMERCTNDQKQVIILRYIQDFNIKETAEILDWSTSKVKTTQHRALNVLKQCMVTSFREEEGYHEES; this comes from the coding sequence GTGAAGACCACTTTTGAGGAACTATATGACAATTATCATCATGATTTATTTCAATTTATATTTTATATGGTAAAAGATAAACAACAAACAGAAGATATTGTTCAGGAAGTCTATATAAAGGTCTTACGTTCGTATCAGAATTTTAAAGGTGAAAGTTCGGAAAAAACATGGCTTTTTTCGATTGCAAGGCATGTCACTTTTGATTATTTTCGCCAGTTAAAAAGAAAAAGAAATAAATTCTTAGAATTCTTTAATTGGGGAGAAGAAGGAGAGCAACTTAAATCTGATCATCAGGAACCAGAAGAATATGTAATGTTAGATGACCAAATGAAGCAGATTTACAATTGTATGGAACGCTGTACAAATGATCAAAAACAAGTCATTATATTACGTTATATCCAAGATTTTAATATAAAAGAGACGGCAGAAATATTAGATTGGTCTACGAGTAAAGTAAAAACTACTCAGCATCGTGCACTAAATGTTCTAAAACAATGTATGGTGACCTCGTTTAGAGAGGAGGAAGGCTATCATGAAGAATCATAA
- a CDS encoding DUF4430 domain-containing protein translates to MKQIKKIFIITILAIVMTACGNTSATDEEVSISLTITDQTTNTTISDDDFTVQSGTPLLTILENNYDVKVTDDGFLTAIEGYQQDTDESIFWTYEANGEMVNEGIADYEVEDEDHITFDLQVIE, encoded by the coding sequence ATGAAACAAATCAAAAAAATATTTATTATTACTATTTTAGCGATAGTAATGACAGCTTGTGGAAATACATCAGCGACAGATGAGGAAGTATCTATCTCATTAACCATTACAGATCAAACAACAAATACAACGATCAGCGATGATGATTTTACTGTTCAATCAGGAACACCCTTACTAACTATCTTGGAAAACAATTATGATGTGAAAGTAACTGACGATGGCTTTCTGACTGCCATTGAAGGTTATCAGCAAGACACTGATGAAAGCATCTTCTGGACATATGAAGCAAACGGCGAAATGGTAAATGAGGGAATTGCTGATTATGAAGTAGAGGATGAAGATCATATAACCTTTGATCTTCAAGTAATAGAGTGA